Proteins from one Panicum virgatum strain AP13 chromosome 7K, P.virgatum_v5, whole genome shotgun sequence genomic window:
- the LOC120640226 gene encoding F-box protein At1g47056-like — protein MSTSQLSTKNILPIGESSLKKENSKILRTPNAQNPSTRPSRRPSPKRPFPDDTFPIPPKILALVFASLSPADRSARSLACARWKEVDAATRHRLSLDARAGLGRAAPALFARFAAVTKVALRSARGSGADSLADDGAAAVAAALPSDRLARLKLRGLRKLSDTGLSSLAAAAPALRKLSVASCTFGPKAFVAVLQACPLLEDLSVKRLRGLPDAAGAATSIIEELKFPQALSLRSVCLKDLYSALCFVPLVASSPNLRTLKILRCSGAWDLPLEVITVRAPGLVELHLEKLQVGDRGLAALSACRNLEVLFLVKTPECTDSGIISVAEKCHKLRKLHIDGWRTNRIGDFGLMAVARGCPDLQELVLIGVNPTVLSLRMLGEHCRALERLALCGCETVGDAEIICLAERCAALKKLCIKGCPVSDRGMEALNGGCPSLVKVKLKRCRGVSYECVESLKVTRGESFSISLDIVLEPDAGSASENGVHETVLAV, from the exons ATGTCCACCTCACAACTATCCACCAAG AACATACTGCCTATTGGTGAATCatctttaaaaaaagaaaattcaaaaattctaCGAACGCCCAATGCTCAAAACCCGTCAACAAGACCGAGTCGGCGGCCCAGCCCAAAAAGGCCATTTCCTGATGATACTTTCCCCATTCCTCCCAAGATCCTCGCGCTCGTCTTCGCGTCGCTCTCGCCCGCGGACCGCAGCGCCCGCTCCCTCGCCTGCGCGCGCTGGAAGGAGGTCGACGCCGCCAcgcgccaccgcctctccctcGACGCGCGGGCCGGgctgggccgcgccgcgcccgcgctctTCGCGAGGTTCGCGGCCGTCACCAAGGTCGCGCTCCGCAGCGCGCGGGGCTCCGGCGCCGACAGCCTCGCCGACGACGgtgccgcggcggtggcggccgcgctgCCCTCGGACCGCCTCGCCAGGCTCAAGCTCCGCGGCCTGCGGAAGCTTTCTGACACCGGGCTGtcctcgctcgccgccgctgcaccgGCGCTCCGCAAGCTCTCTGTTGCTTCCTGCACCTTCGGGCCTAAGGCCTTCGTCGCCGTGCTTCAGGCCTGCCCACTCCTTGAGGACCTCTCTGTCAAGCGCCTCCGCGGCCTACCAGACGCGGCCGGTGCCGCTACTTCCATTATTGAGGAGCTCAAATTTCCACAGGCGTTATCTCTCCGTTCGGTTTGCCTGAAGGATCTATACAGCGCCCTGTGCTTTGTGCCGCTTGTGGCATCCTCGCCAAACCTCCGCACGCTCAAGATACTGCGGTGCTCCGGCGCCTGGGACCTGCCATTGGAGGTCATCACTGTGCGTGCTCCTGGTCTTGTTGAGCTTCACCTTGAGAAGCTCCAGGTGGGTGACCGTGGCCTAGCTGCGCTCTCGGCCTGCAGAAATCTGGAGGTGCTGTTCCTTGTCAAGACCCCTGAGTGCACTGACTCGGGCATCATCAGTGTTGCTGAAAAGTGCCACAAACTCCGCAAGCTGCATATTGATGGATGGCGCACAAACCGAATTGGGGATTTCGGACTCATGGCTGTGGCACGAGGATGTCCGGACCTGCAGGAGCTTGTCTTGATTGGGGTCAACCCCACTGTGTTGAGCCTCAGGATGCTTGGTGAGCACTGTCGTGCATTGGAGCGGCTTGCGCTTTGTGGGTGTGAAACTGTAGGGGATGCGGAGATCATTTGCCTGGCTGAGCGATGTGCTGCGCTCAAGAAGCTCTGCATCAAGGGATGCCCGGTGTCAGATCGTGGGATGGAAGCACTGAATGGGGGCTGCCCCAGTTTAGTCAAGGTGAAGCTGAAGAGATGCCGTGGAGTGTCCTATGAGTGCGTCGAGAGTCTGAAGGTTACCAGGGGGGAATCATTTTCGATCAGCTTGGATATTGTGTTGGAGCCTGATGCTGGGAGTGCTAGTGAAAATGGTGTCCACGAGACAG TGCTGGCGGTTTGA